TCTGTGCTTGGCTATTACATGATGACCATAGCCATCACAGTCATCATAATCATGGCCACCACGATCATAACCATGACCATCATGACCTTAATCAAAAGGCTGCTTTCCTTCACGTAGTTGCTGATGCTGCTACATCAGTTCTTGCAATTATTGCCCTTGTTGCTGGTAAATATTTTGGTTGGGATTTTTTAGATGCTGTTCTCGGTATAGTAGGTGCGATTCTAGTCGCTAAATGGGCTTGGGGATTAATTAGTCAAACAGCTAAAATTTTATTAGAAGCTGAAATGGATGAACCTGTTATTGAAGAAATTAAAGAAGTGATTCAAGAACTGGATACTAAGACAGATATTGTTGATTTACATGTATGGCAGGTTGGTAGGGGTAAGTTTTCTTGTATTTTATCTTTAGAAACAGATACGCTTTCTTTAACTCCAATTATGGTCAAAAAAGCTTTATCTATTCATGAAGAAATTGTTCATGCAAGTATTGAAGTAAATCATAGAGTATAAAGAATATCTAAAATTAACATAA
This DNA window, taken from Acinetobacter sp. SAAs474, encodes the following:
- the dmeF gene encoding CDF family Co(II)/Ni(II) efflux transporter DmeF, which translates into the protein MTNNILSSKHSHEFDQGNPLAQKKILLATILTGVMMIAEIMGGYIFNSMALLADGWHMSSHMVALGLAYIAYKAARHYAKDSRFCFGTWKIEILAGYSSAILLMIVAIVMSISSIDRLLNPVVIHYDEAIFIAVIGLAINLICAWLLHDDHSHHSHHNHGHHDHNHDHHDLNQKAAFLHVVADAATSVLAIIALVAGKYFGWDFLDAVLGIVGAILVAKWAWGLISQTAKILLEAEMDEPVIEEIKEVIQELDTKTDIVDLHVWQVGRGKFSCILSLETDTLSLTPIMVKKALSIHEEIVHASIEVNHRV